The Marivivens aquimaris DNA segment AGTGATCGGGGCGGCGTTTGTCTCCACCCGGCAGATAGAACTCCGTAATCCCCCGCTTCCCCTCGGCCCGCCCGAGCTGGACGATCACATCGATGGATTTCCGGATGTATTCGCGCACCTCGGCGAATGTCAGCGGTGTGCCAGCCTGCAGAACCATGATCGCCAGCCGGTCGATGGCGAGTTCTGCGGTTTCGGCGTGGATGGTGGAGACCGACCCGCCATGCCCGGTGTTGATGGCCTCGAGATAGGTCAGGGCCTCGGCGCCGCGCAGCTCGCCGACGATAATCCGGTCGGGGCGCATGCGGAGGGAAGCCTGGAGGAGGGCGTTGGCGCTGCGTTGCGAGCCGGCGCCGCGGTCGGCCAGGAGGGCGACGGTGTTGGGCTGGCCGGGGAAGAGCTCGAAGGCGTCCTCTATGGTGATCAGTCGTTCATGCTCGCTCACATGCGTCAGAAGGTGGCGGGCGAAGGTGGTCTTGCCGGTTGAGGTGCCTCCGCTGATCAGGACGTTGAGCCGCGCTTCGACAAGGGTCTGCAGCGCGACCTCGAGGTTTTCTTTGGCGAGACTGGCAATGTTCTTCATCTTCTCGGCACGGAGCGCATCAAGCGAGACGGCCTTGCCGAAAAGATAGGCAGGGGCGTAGTCCTGAACGCTGCCTAAGGCGAAGAGGCGGATGGTGATCGAGGCACCGCGATCGATGGCGGGCGGTACGGCGACCTGGACCCGAAGCGGACGGCCTGCATATTCCACCTTACCGGAGACGAGTGGGTTCTTTTCAGAGACGCGGGCCTTGGCGTCGCCGACGATGGTCTGGGCCATGTTGAGCGCGGTGGTCCGGTCCACGGTCTGGCCCTCATGGCGCATGGTGGCATCGCCCGCGACCTCGAGCCAGACCTTGCCATCCGTGTTGATCGCGATCTCGACCACGTCATCGCGTCTCAGCAGGTCGCTGAACGGGTCGAGGTAGCGCTCGAGGTATGAGGCTGGTGGCGCCTGCTCCATCAGTAAATCACCACATCCCTGTCCACGAGCACGGTGACCGACGCCCCCTGATCGACATAGATGGTCGGCGCAATCGAGACCTGGTCGGCGATGACCGAACCGACCGCGTCCTGAAGGTTGCTGCCGACATCGCCCAACACGATGCTGGTCGTCTCGTTGTTGGCACTCTCCGCCGCCACGGCCGGTGCCGCTCCGATCACGGAAATCAGTGCAGCTCCGCCGAAGCGCTCGGCAAACTTGGTGTCAACGAGACCGGTGAGGCCCGACCGGCCGAGTTGATCGCCGCCCACGGCGGCGATCTCCATCGAGGTGCCGTCCGGTGTCAGGACTCGGGTCCAGAGGATCAAGATGCGCTTCTGGTGCATCTCGATCCCGGAGCGATATTGGCCAAAAAGGCGGGAGCCCCGGGGGATCAGAATCC contains these protein-coding regions:
- the virB11 gene encoding P-type DNA transfer ATPase VirB11; the encoded protein is MEQAPPASYLERYLDPFSDLLRRDDVVEIAINTDGKVWLEVAGDATMRHEGQTVDRTTALNMAQTIVGDAKARVSEKNPLVSGKVEYAGRPLRVQVAVPPAIDRGASITIRLFALGSVQDYAPAYLFGKAVSLDALRAEKMKNIASLAKENLEVALQTLVEARLNVLISGGTSTGKTTFARHLLTHVSEHERLITIEDAFELFPGQPNTVALLADRGAGSQRSANALLQASLRMRPDRIIVGELRGAEALTYLEAINTGHGGSVSTIHAETAELAIDRLAIMVLQAGTPLTFAEVREYIRKSIDVIVQLGRAEGKRGITEFYLPGGDKRRPDHSFPS